The proteins below come from a single Serratia fonticola genomic window:
- the potB gene encoding spermidine/putrescine ABC transporter permease PotB: MKKSRNLLQNLVISGTVGWLVLFVFLPNLMIIGTSFLTRDDANLVQMVFTLDNYTRLFDPLYGQVMLHSLNMAAIATLCCLLLGYPFAFILARLPQRVRPLLLFLLIVPFWTNSLIRIYGLKLFLSTRGYLNEFLMWAGIIDTPLRIMYTSGAVVLGLVYILLPFMVMPLYSSLEKLDKSCLEAARDLGASKLQTFIRIIIPLTMPGIIAGCLLVLLPAMGLFYVADLMGGAKNLLIGNVIKSQFLNIRDWPFGAATSICLTLVMGLMLWIYYRAAKLLNKKGELE, encoded by the coding sequence ATGAAGAAATCGCGTAATTTGCTGCAAAACCTGGTGATCAGCGGCACGGTCGGCTGGCTGGTGCTGTTTGTTTTTCTGCCGAACCTGATGATCATCGGCACCAGTTTCCTCACCCGTGACGACGCCAATCTGGTGCAGATGGTGTTCACTCTGGATAATTACACCCGGCTGTTTGATCCCCTGTATGGTCAGGTGATGCTGCACTCGCTGAACATGGCGGCGATCGCTACCTTGTGCTGCCTGCTGCTGGGTTATCCCTTCGCCTTTATTCTGGCTCGCCTGCCGCAAAGGGTGCGCCCGCTGCTGCTGTTCCTGCTGATTGTCCCCTTCTGGACCAACTCTCTGATCCGTATCTATGGCCTGAAGCTGTTTCTCAGCACCCGCGGCTATCTGAACGAGTTCCTGATGTGGGCCGGGATCATCGATACGCCGTTACGCATTATGTATACCTCTGGCGCCGTGGTGCTGGGGCTGGTCTACATCTTATTGCCGTTTATGGTGATGCCGCTCTACTCCAGCCTGGAAAAGCTGGATAAATCCTGCCTGGAGGCGGCCCGCGATCTCGGGGCCAGCAAGCTGCAAACCTTTATCCGCATCATCATTCCGCTGACTATGCCAGGCATTATCGCCGGTTGCCTGCTGGTGCTGCTGCCCGCCATGGGCCTGTTCTATGTGGCCGACCTGATGGGCGGAGCCAAAAACCTGCTGATCGGTAACGTCATCAAGAGCCAGTTCCTGAATATCCGTGATTGGCCGTTTGGCGCCGCCACCAGCATTTGCCTGACGCTGGTGATGGGGCTGATGCTGTGGATCTATTACCGGGCCGCCAAGTTGCTGAACAAAAAGGGGGAGCTGGAATGA